Proteins encoded together in one Oncorhynchus nerka isolate Pitt River linkage group LG19, Oner_Uvic_2.0, whole genome shotgun sequence window:
- the LOC115101326 gene encoding barrier-to-autointegration factor-like: MSSTSQKHKEFVAEPMGEKPVNALAGIGEVLGKRLEEKGFDKAYVVLGQFLVLKKDEELFRDWLKDSCGANVKQQGDCYGCLREWCDSFL; the protein is encoded by the exons ATGTCGTCAACATCCCAGAAACACAAAGAGTTTGTGGCAGAACCCATGGGGGAGAAGCCAGTCAATGCACTTGCTGGCATTGGAGAGGTGCTTGGCAAGAGACTGGAGGAGAAGGGCTTCGACAAG GCTTACGTGGTCCTGGGTCAGTTCCTAGTGCTGAAGAAGGATGAGGAACTATTCCGGGACTGGCTGAAAGACTCATGCGGGGCCAATGTCAAACAGCAGGGTGATTGCTATGGCTGTCTGCGTGAATGGTGCGATTCTTTCCTGTAG
- the gng3 gene encoding guanine nucleotide-binding protein G(I)/G(S)/G(O) subunit gamma-3 yields MKGDTPVNSTMSVGQARKLVEQLKIEASFCRIKVSKAAADLMAYCDAHAIEDPLITPVPTSENPFREKKFFCALL; encoded by the exons ATGAAAGGAGACACCCCAGTGAACAGCACCATGAGTGTCGGCCAAGCCAGGAAGCTGGTGGAGCAATTGAAGATTGAAGCCAGTTTCTGCAGGATCAAG GTATCAAAGGCAGCTGCAGACCTGATGGCATACTGTGATGCCCACGCTATTGAGGACCCCCTCATCACCCCTGTGCCCACCTCGGAGAACCCATTCAGGGAGAAGAAGTTCTTCTGTGCACTCCTTTGA